In Janibacter sp. CX7, a single genomic region encodes these proteins:
- a CDS encoding enoyl-CoA hydratase-related protein: protein MPILSETHDAVTVITIDRTHRRNALDLTALEELHAAVVAAVDAGARALVLTGAEGHFCAGADLTELEDVSFTERLAEVLQHLAAVPITTIAAISGSCMGLGMQLAVACDLRVVGERARFAVPVAKLGLMVDRWTLDRVARFWGEGAARHMVLTAAVLDGEDAWRLGFAQRRGDLDAALDLARTAVPLAPLSQAGSKLGMNATPGADPAYAEAFARAWASEDLAEGQRAFGERRSPQFVGR, encoded by the coding sequence GTGCCCATCCTCAGCGAGACCCACGACGCCGTCACCGTCATCACCATCGACCGCACGCACCGGCGCAATGCGCTCGACCTGACCGCCCTCGAGGAGCTGCACGCCGCCGTCGTCGCCGCGGTCGACGCCGGGGCCCGTGCCCTCGTCCTCACCGGCGCCGAGGGGCACTTCTGCGCCGGCGCCGACCTCACCGAGCTCGAGGACGTCTCCTTCACCGAGCGTCTCGCCGAGGTCCTGCAGCACCTCGCCGCCGTGCCGATCACGACGATCGCCGCGATCTCCGGCTCGTGCATGGGCCTGGGCATGCAGCTCGCCGTCGCCTGCGACCTGCGCGTGGTCGGCGAGCGCGCCCGCTTCGCGGTGCCGGTGGCCAAGCTCGGCCTCATGGTCGACAGGTGGACGCTCGACCGGGTCGCCCGATTCTGGGGCGAGGGCGCCGCCCGCCACATGGTGCTCACGGCGGCCGTGCTCGACGGCGAGGACGCCTGGCGACTCGGCTTCGCCCAGCGGCGGGGCGACCTCGACGCGGCCCTCGACCTCGCTCGTACCGCCGTACCGCTCGCGCCCCTCTCGCAGGCCGGGTCCAAGCTCGGGATGAACGCCACCCCCGGGGCCGACCCCGCCTATGCCGAGGCCTTCGCCCGAGCCTGGGCGAGCGAGGACCTCGCCGAGGGTCAGCGCGCCTTCGGCGAGCGCCGCTCCCCGCAGTTCGTGGGGCGCTGA
- a CDS encoding GNAT family N-acetyltransferase — MTSADASVRTAAADDATAVGRVQALVWQEAYDGIVPPEVHAAFDPRAFEAAWRDSLRTPPAGVHRLLVSCAGDEVVGFAAIGPSQDPDAGQTTGEITALGVHPGHRRQGHGSRLVNAAVDILREAGAEHVAVWCLVEHEPLRSFLTGAGLAPDGAYRDRVVSPDGATAREVRLTAAVTHPPSTP, encoded by the coding sequence ATGACCTCCGCCGACGCCAGCGTGCGCACCGCCGCTGCCGACGACGCGACCGCCGTCGGCCGGGTGCAGGCCCTCGTGTGGCAGGAGGCCTACGACGGCATCGTCCCGCCCGAGGTCCACGCCGCCTTCGACCCGCGGGCCTTCGAGGCCGCCTGGCGCGACTCCCTTCGCACTCCTCCCGCGGGGGTGCACCGACTGCTCGTCTCGTGCGCCGGCGACGAGGTCGTCGGCTTCGCCGCGATCGGACCGAGCCAGGACCCCGACGCGGGGCAGACCACGGGCGAGATCACCGCGCTCGGCGTGCACCCCGGCCACCGGCGCCAGGGGCACGGCTCGCGTCTGGTCAATGCCGCCGTCGACATCCTGCGCGAGGCCGGCGCCGAGCACGTCGCGGTCTGGTGCCTCGTCGAGCACGAGCCCCTGCGCTCCTTCCTCACCGGCGCCGGGCTGGCGCCCGACGGCGCCTACCGCGACCGGGTCGTCTCCCCCGACGGTGCGACCGCACGCGAGGTGCGGCTGACCGCGGCGGTGACCCACCCCCCTTCGACCCCATGA
- a CDS encoding AzlC family ABC transporter permease, which translates to MSIAEREIAEARKQGLSIGIASGTYGISFGALSIAAGLDLWQTMAMSLLLFTGGSQFALVGIIGSGGNPVTAVATSTLLGIRNGLYGLQLARILRLTGWRRAAAAHLTIDESTAISLAQSTPEGRRAGFWAGGIGVFVFWNLSTLLGAVLGNALGDPRVWGLDAAAAAAFVALIWPRLKDRTGRVTALLAAAIALITLVPTPAGVPVLLAAIAAVVVGLLGGTPSGAHDIEQPEGDLL; encoded by the coding sequence ATGAGCATCGCCGAGCGCGAGATCGCCGAGGCCCGCAAGCAGGGCCTGTCGATCGGGATCGCGAGCGGCACCTACGGCATCAGCTTCGGCGCGCTGTCCATCGCCGCCGGGCTCGACCTGTGGCAGACGATGGCGATGTCCCTGCTGCTCTTCACCGGGGGCTCGCAGTTCGCCCTCGTCGGCATCATCGGCTCCGGCGGCAATCCCGTCACCGCCGTCGCGACGTCCACCCTGCTCGGCATCCGCAACGGGCTCTACGGCCTGCAGCTCGCCCGCATCCTGCGCCTCACCGGATGGCGCCGGGCCGCGGCCGCGCACCTGACGATCGACGAGTCGACCGCCATCTCGCTCGCCCAGAGCACACCGGAAGGACGCCGGGCCGGCTTCTGGGCCGGCGGGATCGGGGTCTTCGTCTTCTGGAACCTCTCGACGCTCCTCGGCGCGGTGCTCGGCAATGCCCTGGGCGACCCGCGGGTGTGGGGCCTCGATGCGGCGGCCGCCGCGGCCTTCGTCGCGCTCATCTGGCCCCGGCTGAAGGACCGCACCGGCAGGGTCACCGCACTGCTGGCGGCGGCGATCGCCCTCATCACCCTCGTCCCCACCCCCGCCGGTGTGCCGGTGCTGCTCGCCGCGATCGCAGCCGTCGTCGTCGGGCTGCTCGGCGGCACGCCGAGCGGCGCGCACGACATCGAGCAGCCCGAGGGAGACCTGCTGTGA
- a CDS encoding AzlD domain-containing protein has translation MSATALWITVLAACALGFAAKYAGYLAPESLVDGPRRSRVIGLLPVALLAGLLVTQTVGGGDGIVLDARLAAVALAVVLMWLRANFVVVIFGAAALAAVLRALGWAA, from the coding sequence GTGAGTGCCACCGCCCTGTGGATCACCGTGCTCGCCGCGTGCGCGCTCGGCTTCGCCGCGAAGTACGCCGGCTACCTCGCGCCCGAGTCGCTCGTCGACGGGCCACGCCGCTCCCGCGTCATCGGGCTGCTGCCGGTCGCGCTGCTCGCCGGCCTCCTCGTGACCCAGACCGTCGGCGGTGGCGACGGGATCGTGCTCGACGCCCGGCTGGCTGCCGTCGCCCTGGCCGTCGTCCTCATGTGGCTTCGGGCCAACTTCGTCGTCGTGATCTTCGGCGCGGCCGCCCTCGCAGCCGTGCTGCGGGCCCTCGGCTGGGCTGCCTGA
- the dapB gene encoding 4-hydroxy-tetrahydrodipicolinate reductase — protein sequence MTTKVAVIGAKGRMGATACEAVEGADDLELVGRFDEGDELGDLGGAEVVVDFTVLAASESNVRHCVERGVHVVVGTSGWTDERAARLRAEVEAKGGVGVLIAPNFAIGAVLMMQFAKQAARFYESVEVVELHHPRKVDAPSGTATRTAELIAAAREEAGLGAVPDATTDDPDGARGASVEGIPVHAVRLRGLVAHQEVLLGNEGEMLTIRHDSFDRVSFMPGVLAGVREVAKHPGVTVGLEHVLGL from the coding sequence ATGACGACGAAGGTGGCAGTGATCGGCGCCAAGGGGCGCATGGGTGCGACGGCGTGCGAGGCGGTCGAGGGGGCCGACGATCTCGAGCTCGTCGGGCGCTTCGACGAGGGTGACGAGCTGGGTGACCTCGGCGGCGCCGAGGTCGTCGTCGACTTCACCGTCCTGGCCGCGAGCGAGTCCAACGTGCGCCACTGCGTCGAGCGCGGCGTCCACGTCGTCGTCGGCACGTCGGGGTGGACCGACGAGCGCGCGGCCCGGCTGCGCGCCGAGGTCGAGGCGAAGGGGGGAGTGGGCGTGCTCATCGCGCCGAACTTCGCCATCGGCGCCGTGCTCATGATGCAGTTCGCCAAGCAGGCCGCCCGCTTCTACGAGTCGGTCGAGGTCGTCGAGCTGCACCACCCGCGCAAGGTCGACGCCCCCAGCGGCACCGCCACCCGCACCGCCGAGCTCATCGCGGCCGCCCGGGAGGAGGCCGGGCTGGGTGCCGTGCCCGACGCGACGACCGACGACCCGGACGGTGCGCGCGGTGCGAGCGTCGAGGGGATCCCGGTGCACGCCGTGCGGCTGCGCGGCCTCGTCGCCCACCAGGAGGTGCTCCTCGGCAACGAGGGCGAGATGCTGACGATCCGCCACGACTCCTTCGACCGCGTCTCCTTCATGCCCGGTGTCCTCGCCGGCGTCCGCGAGGTCGCCAAGCACCCCGGAGTCACCGTCGGTCTGGAGCACGTGCTGGGGCTCTGA
- a CDS encoding polyribonucleotide nucleotidyltransferase — MEGPEITATEATIDNGSFGTRTIRFETGRLAKQAGGAVSAYLDGETMLLSTTTAGKTPKDHFDFFPLTVDVEERMYAAGRIPGSFFRREGRPGTDAILTCRLIDRPLRPTFKKGLRNEVQVVISVLSVHPDHQYDVLAINAASASTQISGLPFSGPIGAVRVSLIDGQWVAFPNFSDIERSTFDMVVAGRVVDGGDVAIMMVEAESTESTWNLVKNEAKTAPTEEVVAEGLEASKTFIKVLCDAQAELAQQAAKPVEDFPIFLDYQDDAYAAVEKATSADLATALTIAGKQEREDRLDEIKDAMKASLAGTEEAPGEFFGREKELSAAYRSVQKAQVRQRILRDKVRIDGRGLADIRALGAEVEVLPRVHGSALFERGETQIMGVTTLNMLKMEQQIDSLGPVTKKRYMHNYNFPPYSTGETGRVGSPKRREIGHGALAERALLPVLPPREEFPYAIRQVSEALGSNGSTSMGSVCASTMSLLNAGVPLRAAVAGIAMGLVSDEVDGQTQYAALTDILGAEDAFGDMDFKVAGTREFVTAIQLDTKLDGIPASVLAGALTQARDARMHILDVMNEAIDAPDEMAPTAPRIITVQVPVDKIGEVIGPKGKMINQIQDDTGADISIEDDGTVFIGAVDGPSADAARNAINAIANPQMPEVGERFLGTVVKTTTFGAFISLTPGKDGLLHISEVRKLVGGKRIDAVEDVLGVGQKVQVELKEIDPRGKLSLAAVLTPEQEAELASGAKGDDEGGRGGRREGGRDGGREGGRDGGRRRRRRSDNDSGESSETESAPADGGESQDD; from the coding sequence ATGGAGGGTCCTGAGATCACCGCCACCGAAGCCACCATCGACAACGGCTCGTTCGGCACCCGCACCATCCGGTTCGAGACCGGTCGCCTCGCCAAGCAGGCTGGAGGCGCGGTCAGCGCCTACCTCGACGGCGAGACCATGCTCCTGTCGACCACCACGGCCGGCAAGACCCCGAAGGACCACTTCGACTTCTTCCCCCTGACGGTGGACGTCGAGGAGCGCATGTACGCCGCCGGTCGCATCCCCGGCAGCTTCTTCCGCCGCGAGGGTCGTCCCGGCACGGACGCGATCCTCACCTGCCGCCTCATCGACCGCCCGCTGCGCCCGACCTTCAAGAAGGGTCTGCGCAACGAGGTCCAGGTCGTCATCTCCGTGCTGTCGGTCCACCCGGACCACCAGTACGACGTCCTCGCGATCAACGCCGCGTCGGCCTCGACGCAGATCTCCGGTCTGCCCTTCTCGGGCCCGATCGGTGCCGTCCGCGTCTCGCTCATCGACGGCCAGTGGGTCGCCTTCCCCAACTTCAGCGACATCGAGCGCTCGACCTTCGACATGGTCGTCGCCGGCCGCGTCGTCGATGGTGGTGACGTCGCGATCATGATGGTCGAGGCCGAGTCCACCGAGTCGACGTGGAACCTCGTGAAGAACGAGGCCAAGACCGCGCCGACCGAGGAGGTCGTCGCCGAGGGCCTCGAGGCCAGCAAGACCTTCATCAAGGTCCTGTGCGACGCCCAGGCCGAGCTGGCCCAGCAGGCCGCGAAGCCGGTCGAGGACTTCCCGATCTTCCTCGACTACCAGGACGACGCCTACGCCGCCGTCGAGAAGGCCACCTCGGCCGACCTCGCGACCGCGCTGACGATCGCCGGCAAGCAGGAGCGCGAGGACCGTCTCGACGAGATCAAGGACGCCATGAAGGCCTCCCTCGCGGGCACCGAGGAGGCTCCCGGTGAGTTCTTCGGTCGCGAGAAGGAGCTCTCCGCGGCCTACCGCTCGGTGCAGAAGGCGCAGGTCCGCCAGCGCATCCTGCGCGACAAGGTCCGCATCGACGGCCGTGGCCTCGCCGACATCCGCGCCCTCGGCGCGGAGGTCGAGGTGCTGCCGCGCGTGCACGGCTCGGCGCTCTTCGAGCGCGGCGAGACCCAGATCATGGGTGTCACCACGCTCAACATGCTCAAGATGGAGCAGCAGATCGACTCGCTCGGGCCGGTCACCAAGAAGCGCTACATGCACAACTACAACTTCCCGCCCTACTCGACCGGTGAGACCGGCCGGGTCGGCAGCCCGAAGCGTCGCGAGATCGGCCACGGTGCGCTCGCCGAGCGTGCGCTCCTGCCGGTGCTGCCCCCGCGCGAGGAGTTCCCCTACGCGATCCGTCAGGTCTCCGAGGCTCTCGGGTCCAACGGCTCGACGTCGATGGGCTCGGTCTGCGCCTCGACGATGTCGCTGCTCAACGCCGGTGTGCCGCTGCGCGCCGCCGTCGCCGGCATCGCCATGGGTCTGGTCTCCGACGAGGTCGACGGCCAGACGCAGTACGCGGCCCTGACCGACATCCTCGGCGCCGAGGACGCCTTCGGTGACATGGACTTCAAGGTCGCCGGCACCCGCGAGTTCGTCACGGCGATCCAGCTGGACACCAAGCTCGACGGCATCCCGGCCTCCGTGCTCGCCGGCGCGCTGACCCAGGCCCGTGACGCGCGGATGCACATCCTCGACGTCATGAACGAGGCCATCGACGCGCCCGACGAGATGGCGCCGACCGCGCCGCGGATCATCACCGTCCAGGTGCCGGTCGACAAGATCGGTGAGGTCATCGGCCCCAAGGGCAAGATGATCAACCAGATCCAGGACGACACCGGCGCCGACATCAGCATCGAGGACGACGGCACCGTCTTCATCGGTGCGGTCGACGGCCCGTCCGCGGACGCTGCGCGCAATGCGATCAACGCGATCGCCAACCCGCAGATGCCCGAGGTCGGCGAGCGCTTCCTCGGCACCGTCGTCAAGACGACGACCTTCGGCGCCTTCATCTCCCTGACGCCGGGCAAGGACGGCCTGCTGCACATCTCCGAGGTGCGCAAGCTCGTCGGCGGCAAGCGCATCGACGCCGTCGAGGATGTCCTCGGCGTGGGCCAGAAGGTCCAGGTCGAGCTCAAGGAGATCGACCCGCGCGGCAAGCTCAGCCTCGCCGCGGTCCTCACCCCGGAGCAGGAGGCCGAGCTGGCCTCCGGTGCGAAGGGTGACGACGAGGGTGGTCGTGGCGGTCGCCGTGAGGGCGGTCGCGACGGCGGTCGTGAGGGTGGCCGCGACGGCGGTCGTCGTCGCCGTCGCCGCAGCGACAACGACTCCGGCGAGTCCTCCGAGACCGAGTCGGCCCCGGCCGACGGTGGCGAGTCGCAGGACGACTGA
- the rpsO gene encoding 30S ribosomal protein S15 yields MPLTADVKKQIMAEYATVEGDTGSPEVQVALLTQRIKDLTEHAREHKHDHHSRRGLLLLVGRRRRLLRYLESTDIERYRALIKRLGLRR; encoded by the coding sequence ATGCCGCTGACCGCTGACGTCAAGAAGCAGATCATGGCCGAGTACGCCACCGTCGAGGGCGACACCGGCTCCCCCGAGGTGCAGGTCGCGCTGCTCACCCAGCGCATCAAGGACCTCACCGAGCACGCTCGTGAGCACAAGCACGACCACCACAGCCGCCGCGGCCTGCTGCTGCTCGTCGGTCGTCGCCGCCGCCTCCTGCGTTACCTGGAGAGCACCGACATCGAGCGCTACCGTGCGCTGATCAAGCGCCTCGGCCTTCGCCGATAA
- the lpdA gene encoding dihydrolipoyl dehydrogenase, which translates to MADFDVVVLGAGPGGYVAAIRAAQLGNKVAVIEKKYWGGVCLNVGCIPSKALIKNAELAHTLTHDKKKFGIEGDATMSFGPTHARSRQVSAGIVKGVHFLMKKNKITEIDGWGTITSANTVDVALNDGETKTVSFDKLIIAAGATTRMLPGVEVSKNVVTYEEQILDDDLPGSIIIAGSGAIGVEFAYVLKNFGVDVTIVEFLDRMVPTEDADVSKELAKHYKKLGVKVMTGTKVESVEDTGSGVKVTVTPAKGGDAQVLEADRLLSAIGFAPRTQGYGLESIGVELTERGAIAIDEYCQTNVDNVYAIGDCTAKLMLAHVAEAQGVVAAEHMNGAETMPVDYDFIPRATYCHPQIGSFGYSEEQAKEKGFDVKTATFPFTANGKAMGLGDAVGFVKVVADAEHNEIIGAHMIGPDVTELLPVLTLAQKWDLTADEVARNVFAHPTLSEAVKEAVEGIAGHMINL; encoded by the coding sequence ATGGCTGATTTCGACGTCGTTGTGCTCGGTGCTGGACCCGGTGGCTATGTGGCGGCGATCCGCGCCGCGCAGCTCGGCAACAAGGTCGCGGTGATCGAGAAGAAGTACTGGGGCGGTGTCTGCCTCAACGTGGGCTGCATCCCCAGCAAGGCGCTCATCAAGAACGCCGAGCTGGCGCACACGCTGACCCATGACAAGAAGAAGTTCGGCATCGAGGGCGACGCCACGATGTCCTTCGGCCCGACGCACGCCCGCTCCCGTCAGGTGAGCGCCGGCATCGTCAAGGGCGTCCACTTCCTCATGAAGAAGAACAAGATCACCGAGATCGACGGCTGGGGCACGATCACCTCCGCCAACACCGTCGACGTCGCCCTCAACGACGGCGAGACCAAGACCGTCTCCTTCGACAAGCTGATCATCGCCGCCGGCGCCACCACCCGCATGCTCCCGGGCGTCGAGGTCAGCAAGAACGTCGTCACCTACGAGGAGCAGATCCTCGACGACGACCTGCCGGGCTCGATCATCATCGCCGGCTCCGGCGCTATCGGCGTCGAGTTCGCCTACGTGCTCAAGAACTTCGGCGTCGACGTCACGATCGTCGAGTTCCTCGACCGCATGGTCCCGACCGAGGACGCCGACGTGTCCAAGGAGCTGGCCAAGCACTACAAGAAGCTCGGCGTCAAGGTCATGACGGGCACCAAGGTCGAGTCCGTCGAGGACACCGGCTCCGGCGTCAAGGTCACCGTCACCCCGGCGAAGGGGGGCGACGCGCAGGTCCTCGAGGCCGACCGCCTCCTCTCCGCGATCGGCTTCGCCCCGCGCACCCAGGGCTACGGCCTGGAGTCGATCGGCGTCGAGCTCACCGAGCGCGGTGCCATCGCGATCGACGAGTACTGCCAGACCAACGTCGACAACGTCTACGCCATCGGTGACTGCACGGCGAAGCTCATGCTCGCCCACGTCGCCGAGGCCCAGGGCGTCGTCGCCGCCGAGCACATGAACGGCGCCGAGACGATGCCGGTCGACTACGACTTCATCCCGCGCGCGACCTACTGCCACCCGCAGATCGGCTCCTTCGGCTACTCCGAGGAGCAGGCCAAGGAGAAGGGCTTCGACGTCAAGACGGCGACCTTCCCCTTCACCGCCAACGGCAAGGCCATGGGCCTGGGCGACGCGGTCGGCTTCGTCAAGGTCGTCGCCGACGCGGAGCACAACGAGATCATCGGCGCCCACATGATCGGCCCCGACGTGACCGAGCTGCTCCCGGTCCTCACCCTCGCGCAGAAGTGGGACCTCACCGCCGACGAGGTCGCCCGCAACGTCTTCGCCCACCCGACGCTGTCCGAGGCGGTCAAGGAGGCCGTCGAGGGCATCGCGGGGCACATGATCAACCTCTGA
- a CDS encoding carbon starvation CstA family protein, with the protein MSRESGSSTLMEERDGVTTVRTDLDRPPVAVRTPHTVSGREKLVFALIALLGAVGWTMIAVVRGEHVNAVWFVFAAVCTYIIGFRFYARLIEYKVLKPRDERATPAEEFENGKDFMPTDRRVLFGHHFAAIAGAGPLVGPVLAAQMGYLPGTLWIVVGVVFAGAVQDYMVLHLSIRRGGRSLGQMARDELGRVGGTAAIVGVLAIMLILIAVLGIVVIGALAHSPWGVFSIAMTIPIALFMGLYLRYLRPGAVGEVSLIGVVLLVAAIIAGGWVSDHPTLSETFTLEPITLAWLLIGYGFAASVLPVWLLLAPRDYLSTYMKVGTIALLAIGILVARPEVKMPAVTEFASTGTGPAFAGSLFPFLFITIACGALSGFHALISSGTTPKLIEKESQARFIGYGSMLTESFVAVMAMVAAVSIDQHIYFAMNAPVALTGGEPGSAADYVNGLALSTPAGGPVPPVDPATLQQAASSVGEETIISRTGGAPTLAFGMSEVMSVFGGDSLKSFWYHFAVMFEALFILTTVDAGTRVARFMFSDALGNVPGMGRFKDPSWRPGAWLCSLIVVAGWGSILVMGILDPLGGIYTLFPLFGIANQLLAAIALAVVTTVIVKQGNLRWAWIPGVALVWDLVITLWASALKIFSSNPKIGYFAQRDAFVEARDKGELLTGAASPADMDKIIFNSLVQGTLSIVFAVLVIIVVVAAVVVMVRAARAGGLPTSETEGVPSRIFAPSGPLATPEEKQVLAEWREAGLEPSPAAKGGH; encoded by the coding sequence ATGAGCCGAGAGAGTGGGTCGAGCACCCTCATGGAGGAGCGGGACGGCGTGACGACGGTGCGGACCGACCTGGATCGGCCGCCGGTCGCGGTGCGGACCCCGCACACCGTGAGCGGAAGGGAGAAGCTCGTCTTCGCGCTCATCGCCCTGCTCGGGGCGGTCGGCTGGACGATGATCGCGGTGGTCCGTGGCGAGCACGTCAACGCCGTCTGGTTCGTCTTCGCGGCCGTGTGCACCTACATCATCGGCTTCCGCTTCTACGCGCGCCTGATCGAGTACAAGGTGCTCAAGCCGCGCGACGAGCGCGCCACTCCCGCAGAGGAGTTCGAGAACGGCAAGGACTTCATGCCGACGGACCGGCGGGTGCTCTTCGGGCACCACTTCGCCGCGATCGCCGGAGCCGGCCCGCTCGTCGGACCGGTCCTCGCCGCCCAGATGGGCTACCTGCCCGGCACGCTGTGGATCGTCGTCGGCGTGGTCTTCGCCGGGGCCGTGCAGGACTACATGGTCCTGCACCTGTCGATCCGCCGCGGCGGCCGCAGCCTCGGGCAGATGGCCCGGGACGAGCTCGGCCGGGTCGGCGGCACCGCCGCGATCGTCGGCGTGCTCGCCATCATGCTCATCCTCATCGCCGTCCTGGGCATCGTCGTCATCGGCGCCCTGGCCCACTCCCCCTGGGGCGTCTTCTCGATCGCGATGACGATCCCGATCGCGCTCTTCATGGGCCTCTACCTGCGCTACCTGCGCCCGGGCGCCGTCGGCGAGGTCTCGCTCATCGGTGTCGTCCTGCTCGTCGCGGCGATCATCGCCGGCGGCTGGGTCTCCGACCACCCGACGCTGTCGGAGACCTTCACCCTCGAGCCGATCACGCTGGCCTGGCTGCTCATCGGCTACGGCTTCGCCGCGTCGGTGCTCCCGGTGTGGCTGCTGCTCGCCCCGCGCGACTACCTGTCGACCTACATGAAGGTCGGGACGATCGCGCTCCTCGCGATCGGCATCCTCGTCGCGCGCCCCGAGGTGAAGATGCCGGCCGTCACCGAGTTCGCCTCGACCGGCACCGGGCCGGCCTTCGCGGGCTCGCTCTTCCCCTTCCTCTTCATCACCATCGCGTGCGGCGCCCTCTCCGGGTTCCACGCGCTCATCTCGTCGGGCACGACGCCCAAGCTCATCGAGAAGGAGAGCCAGGCCCGCTTCATCGGCTACGGCTCCATGCTCACCGAGTCCTTCGTCGCCGTCATGGCGATGGTCGCGGCGGTGAGCATCGACCAGCACATCTACTTCGCGATGAATGCACCGGTGGCCCTCACCGGCGGCGAGCCGGGCAGCGCCGCCGACTACGTCAACGGTCTGGCGCTCAGCACCCCGGCAGGCGGCCCCGTGCCGCCGGTGGACCCGGCCACGCTCCAGCAGGCTGCGAGCAGCGTCGGCGAGGAGACGATCATCTCCCGCACCGGCGGCGCCCCGACGCTCGCCTTCGGCATGAGCGAGGTGATGAGCGTCTTCGGTGGCGACTCGCTGAAGTCCTTCTGGTACCACTTCGCCGTCATGTTCGAGGCGCTCTTCATCCTCACCACGGTCGACGCCGGCACCCGCGTCGCGCGCTTCATGTTCTCCGACGCCCTGGGCAACGTGCCCGGCATGGGCCGCTTCAAGGACCCGTCGTGGCGCCCGGGCGCCTGGCTGTGCAGCCTCATCGTCGTCGCCGGGTGGGGGTCGATCCTCGTCATGGGCATCCTCGACCCGCTCGGCGGGATCTACACCCTCTTCCCGCTCTTCGGCATCGCCAACCAGCTGCTCGCGGCGATCGCCCTGGCGGTCGTCACCACGGTGATCGTCAAGCAGGGCAACCTGCGCTGGGCGTGGATCCCGGGCGTCGCGCTCGTGTGGGACCTGGTCATCACCCTGTGGGCGTCGGCGCTGAAGATCTTCAGCAGCAACCCCAAGATCGGCTACTTCGCGCAGCGTGACGCCTTCGTGGAGGCGCGCGACAAGGGCGAGCTGCTCACCGGCGCCGCGTCGCCGGCCGACATGGACAAGATCATCTTCAACTCGCTCGTCCAGGGCACCCTGTCGATCGTCTTCGCCGTGCTCGTCATCATCGTCGTCGTCGCCGCGGTGGTCGTCATGGTGCGCGCGGCCCGGGCCGGAGGACTGCCGACGAGCGAGACCGAGGGCGTGCCCTCGCGGATCTTCGCTCCCTCGGGGCCGCTCGCCACCCCCGAGGAGAAGCAGGTCCTCGCCGAGTGGCGGGAGGCGGGCCTGGAGCCCTCCCCCGCCGCCAAGGGCGGCCACTAA
- a CDS encoding YbdD/YjiX family protein has protein sequence MSTATGTPFAVARRIGRFVSGVTGADRYERYVEHLQRVHPERPVPSRADFWREHYAQQERNPGTRCC, from the coding sequence ATGAGCACCGCGACGGGCACCCCCTTCGCCGTGGCGCGGCGGATCGGCCGCTTCGTGTCCGGGGTGACCGGGGCCGACCGCTACGAGCGCTACGTCGAGCACCTGCAGCGGGTCCACCCGGAGCGACCGGTGCCCTCGCGCGCCGACTTCTGGCGGGAGCACTACGCGCAGCAGGAGCGCAACCCCGGGACCCGCTGCTGCTGA